Below is a genomic region from Raphanus sativus cultivar WK10039 chromosome 4, ASM80110v3, whole genome shotgun sequence.
GGAGACACCGCCGCTCCTCCGCGCCGGAGTCCAGCAAAGAATCTTTCTTTCGCCGGAACCCTCCGTCGAGGGCTTGCTTTTTCACGGGATGGGTCATGGACGTCGGCGAGGTCGGAGGAGAGAGGTGGTGGCGGGAGAGAATGGTTTCTCCGGTGAAGGGGTTGTCGTAAACGGCTTCCATGAGAAGCCCACGTGAGGCCCAGTTACATGCTGCGGCGCGTGAGCGTTTGCTCCTGGCTTTGGCCGGCACTGAGACGTCAGTGGTGAAAATCGGACTGCTGCTATTCGGGTTTTCCGGTTCgggtttcgggtcgggtcgggctTTGTAACCGGATATTAGCTGTAGCTTCTGTACATCGTCGGTCGAGAACGAGTCATCCACGAAGTTAGACAGCCACTCCAGCTCAGCCAGCTCATCACTCTGTCCGAACGAAATAAACACATAATTCAAATCAATTAAAATCGACTAACCAACAAAACTTTccttaaaatatatgaaatttaatatcACAATTACATAGTACTATTTATCTAATCACAATTACATACGGACTATCATTTATTTTCTTCCCTAAAATCCAATatttaccaaacaaaaatatatatttttttggttaattccATATTTACTGAAGTTGATTTTTAACATTACCGGTACGCAAAGTTCGCCGGAGAAGCTGGTACCGTCTTGAACATCACCTTGGAAATTAGGGAGACATGCGGGGGATAACGAGGAGGAGTTAGAGCTGTCGGTTACGGCGGTGGCTGTGTTGGTGCCGTCGGAATCAACAGTGATATCATTTTCCTCGTCGTCATCGTTAGAGAAATCCACCAAGAGGTCATCTACGGCGAAATGATCCGCTGTGTGTAAGAATTcatgagcttcttcttcttccatgaaATGAAAAAGGTTGGTTTCTCCGGTGGGATTGTTACGGTGAACTCTCGCCGGAGCTCTTGttgagagaggagaggagagagtgGAGTGAGGGGAAATGTGAGTTTAAAAAGGAGTAAAGTTAGCGAAAGTTATGGTTTCTgtagaaagataaaaaaattatttttatttttgttaattttattatatttttatagcGTTTGAAGGGGACAAGAGATAAATCATCATACATGTAAATCGGAAGGTTTGACGAGGACAAAGGAGATTTTATTGGCAAATTTACACTAATCAATTAATCctcttattttagtttttttctttaatagattttgattataatTGATACAATTTCCCAGCTGGTTTttaccatattttattttgtttacatACTTGTACAAACATATGATTAGCCACGTTTTCCATAGGACATATCTTATTTTTACCTTAATCAACACAACACTACTATCTATTAATTGGCGAAAATATTGTTTGTATGGATATTTTGATTTTACATTTACAAATGTGATATTTGTACAATTGTACTGGTAAACTTTTGCACGTAATACttctaaaacaaaacaaaacttatcAAACTAGAATATTGCTTTTATTTGAGATTTATGGAAGATAGTTAATGCATAAGATATTCAAGAGATAATTCAAAGATTAATGAATCAAACATGTGCAATTGTGGTATTAGTGGTGGGGACAACTTTAATAGAAGGGTCATAACGTTGCTTCCAAATTACAAAAGGTACCCCTCACGTGCATGTGCTGGATGATGATCACGCCGTTGATTATCAATACTCGTTAAGCGACAACACCATTAGGGGAAAGTTGAAACCGGTCCAGTTTTGTCCACATTGTATGTAAATCTATTCAAAACCGGACTGAGTTACCGCTTTTGGTAAGTCTATATACGGTACAGTTATCAAATCATGTACATTCGAGGATTATAGCATCTTCCAGCAAAAAAACTCTCCCCAAACTTACAGTTAATCAGTTATCATACTCAGCGATACAAACATTTTCTCAATTAGTAATCATATAAACTAACAGATCATTCCACCAATGCTAAAtgcaaatataattaaaagaaatgcgGTATACATTGAATAATCTCATCATGGTATATATGCAATAATCAactatttgtattatatataaatttcccTTAAGTCATTAATAAGTTTGGTAGTCAGATTTTGTCGTGGTCTAGTGGTGGATTGCCTTGCTAAACGTGTATAAATCATTTGCTCTGAGTTAATTTCTTTTTAGAATTTAGAAACAAAGTCATGACATTATTTAAGCCGTTTTGTGTGTGCGCAGATTATGTGACTTTTTATGCTAGTCACAAGTGAAATCGGAACTTGAATCATATATTTGCTTCGTATATAGTTTTAGCCTTTACGCTATCTCAAATGGGATTTAAACCCTTTGTTTATCTGTAATCACGTATATCTCCGTTGTTTTTAAGTTAACTTGTATTGGTtaagttaaaataaaagatttgtgAAATCAAAACATTCTATAAGTCGATTCGATTATCTAACCCCATTGAACAATGTTTCTCGGGACTTGTATAAGAATACTTTTAAGAGTTAAAAAATCTTTAGCTAGCTATTGTTATCTTACACGTTCTTCTTAATCACATGTTAATTCTCTTTATTCCTTTATCCTACCCCACTTTTAGGCACGACAATTTCCAGCTCAGGCAATCAGAAAGAGTGTTGCCTGGTCTTAAACCCTCTTGTTCTCATCCCCTAGTTTTAAGTTCTGCAGTATTAACCTAACACCTACTATTACAAATGTGGTAGTCAGAACTAGAATTAGCCTAACTAGAATCCAAGTCTGTTTCCTGAAAATCAGACATTCTAACCACTTCAAAAAGAGAGAATTACCATGgtattattgtaaataaatcACTTTGGCTATAATAAGTCCATCTAATTAATTGACCAAAACCCATAGATATGTAAACAAGTCCCATACGTAAAGTACTTAAAACGAGAAGCATGCTATACAATGAGCACAATGGTCTATTATAAGAGGTTTTTATATGGAAGAAATGTAATAtaagagaaataaaattaaatggtTAAGTTTATAATGGGTTGGTATTGTCAATGGAGCtccttatatatatacttagaCTAGTCGATCTACAAGACCGTTTATAAGTCCTCAAAAGTGCATATCAAAGTTAATGAAACTCGATTAcgtacaacaacaaaaaataagagGAAGATGAGAATGTTTTTAGTTTAACGAAgtaagaaataatatattattttctaaataaacgTTTGGAATTTATATGTGcgtatatttaataaaacagTACAGCTCTATGCGTGAAAATATTTGGGTATACTAgatctatatattatatcttaatTATAAATGTATATGTATGTGTAAGGTGTTCATGTATAACACATAGCTTAGATATGTTAATAGGATTCAAATTTtaagttctttttctttttttttgaactgattCTTGCATTGAACAAATTTTAATAGGGTtcaaaatttttctttttgaattgaTTTTAAGTTCTTATTTTTATCGTTTAGAATAGTTTGCGCCTCACCAAAGTCACAATTCACGAACGACCTCTACATATGCTTGCAATCAAAGTGTTAGAGTTTTGAGAGAAGCATTCACTTAAGTTTCCGTAGCTTCACATGAGTGTCTACTTACTTCAGACACGTGTCTAGAGAAGACCCTAGTTCCATGGGACCCAGCTTTTAGTCTTATATACGCCAGCCCGTACGCGAGCGTCCTTCCAAACAACGGATCGGATAAGGTTTATTAGGTTTCTTATATCATCATCGCTTGAACCAGACTCTTGCTTTTGAATATTACATCATTCATTTATTATACTTAGTTTATGTTATCTTCATATATATGGTAATTATGACAACGGATCCTGAGAAGTAAGAAGTGCGTGAGCGTGGCCAAAGAAGTAGTAGTGCATAGGAGTGCCCCTCACGTGTCAAAAGCGAAAAACCAGTGGTGCAACTCCATTCAAAATTAGCTGGGCCTAAATCGAATCTTCTCATGGCTCATGCTTCTTTGAAAGTAAACGAGAAGCCCAAAGCATCTGCTAGCTCTAGTGAACCGTGAGCCTTAATTTAACAGCAACCTGCAGTCGGATTTGCTGGATTTGCTTtcagtttgtttgtttttgctcTGTGCCAATTGAGGTGGTTGTAGGTCAACTTTAAAACATGGTTTAGTTTGATCTTTATATCATTTACTTCGATTCTAGTGGAATGGACTGCTTAAAGATCCGTAGTTCATTTTTAGCCCAATCAATGGTGTCTATGTTTGCTGAATTTTAGAGTGGAATTCAtgttgtttaggatttatgttATCATCTATTTTTGGGTGCAGTTCTCAAATATTTGAGATTCCCACCTAATTAATTATAAGGGAATTATGTTACTTAGGGTTCTTACCGGTAGTATATAGTTCTTTACAAAATATCCTTTCTGTACATAATTGATccgaaaatatataaaagtgagaaacaaaagtttta
It encodes:
- the LOC108849601 gene encoding GATA transcription factor 12, which produces MEEEEAHEFLHTADHFAVDDLLVDFSNDDDEENDITVDSDGTNTATAVTDSSNSSSLSPACLPNFQGDVQDGTSFSGELCVPSDELAELEWLSNFVDDSFSTDDVQKLQLISGYKARPDPKPEPENPNSSSPIFTTDVSVPAKARSKRSRAAACNWASRGLLMEAVYDNPFTGETILSRHHLSPPTSPTSMTHPVKKQALDGGFRRKKDSLLDSGAEERRCLHCATDKTPQWRTGPMGPKTLCNACGVRYKSGRLVPEYRPAASPTFVLAKHSNSHRKVMELRRQKEMTKAHHEFIHHHQGTETAMIFDVSSDGDDYLIHHHVGPDFGQLI